A segment of the Zonotrichia leucophrys gambelii isolate GWCS_2022_RI chromosome 25, RI_Zleu_2.0, whole genome shotgun sequence genome:
AGGTGGCTTCGTGGTGCTGGACGGAGAGACCTTCGAGCTGAAGGGCAACTGGGAGAACGAGTGTGAGGCTCCCCCGACCGGGCACGACTTCTGGTACCAGGCCCGGCACAACGTCCTGGTCAGCTCGGCCGGGATGGTGCCCAGAGTGGCCGGGCGCGGCTTCAACCCCGATGACCTCAAGAAAGGTGGGGACACGCGGGTGGCAGCGCcggcagcagggctgagctggggccgGCAGCGCTCGGTGCCCCCGAGAGGCCGATTTGCGGCCGGAGCCTGGGCCGGGCTCGGGCTGGGGATGGGCGGGGAGGAACCCCGGGTGGGCAGGGTCCTGCTGCCCCCAaagctgcatttccctgtgttctccccaaatcctgcatttcGGTGTATTCTCCCAAAATCCCGTATTACTCTGTGATCTCCCCAGTTCCCGCATTTCCCagtccccctccccaattcctgcatttcccagtTCCCCGGTTCCCGCATTTCCCAGTTCCCCGTCCCCGGTTCCCGCCCTTCCCGTGCCGATGCCCCCCAGGAGCCCCTCGGGGGTCTCTCCCCGGCCGCCCCCAGCCTCTCCCGCGTGTCCCGCAGGGGTCTTCGGCCGCCGCCTGAACGTGTGGAACCTGTCGTGCCGCAGCCTGACGCAGTGCTTCGACCTGGGCGAGGATTCTCTGCCCATGACCGTGCGCTTCCTGCACAACCCCGAGGCCGCCGAGGGCTACGTGGGCTGTGCCCTGAGCGGGGCCATTTTCCGCTTCTACAAATCCTGCGAGGCGAGTgcggggcggcggggagcgggagcggggccggggaggGTGCGGGGGCTGAGCCCGTCGtgcccggctcggctcggctcgggccggggcagcgcgggCTGAGCCGGGCTCGGTGTCCTGTGCAGAGAGACAACTGGGCCGTGGAGGAAGTGATCCGGATCCCGGCCAAGGACGTGTCGGGCTGGATCATGCCCAAGATGCCGGGTGCGTGTGCCCTCGGGGGTGGCATTCCTGTTGGCTGGGCGAGCTCTGCAGCCGGGCACGGCCTGCGGGGGGACCCCAGAGCCGGCTGGGGGACCCCGAATCCTGCGGGGTGACCTTGAATCCTGACTGACCCCAAATCAAGGCTGACGCCAAATGATTACTGAGCCCGAATGCTGACCGAGCCCAAAGTCCTGGTCCCTGTCCCAAAGCCCATCTCAGGGCTGGCCCGTGTGGGCTCCCCCGGTGCTGGCCGTGCCCCTGAGCCCCGGCTCTGCCCGCAGCCTTCATCGTGGACCTCGTCATCAGCCAGGACGACCGGTTCCTGTACGTGTGCAATTGGCTGCACGGGGACATCCGTCAGTACGAGCTGTCGCGGAGCTGCAAGCCGCGGCTggtggggcaggtgaggggcagggccgggccggggggccgagcggggccggggggcccggggggccgggccggggaaCGCTCGTGTGCCAGCGCGGCCCTTGCAGGTGTTCGTGGGGGGCAGCATCCTGCGAGGGGGCCCCGTGACCGTGTGCAGGGACGAGGAGCTCAAGTGCCAGCCCGAGCCGCTGGTGGTCAAGGtgagcggggcggggccggcgcgtctgggcggggctgggggggcggggccggcgcgtctgggcggggctggggcggggcTTGCAGCtccgggcggggcggcggggcgggatCGGGGGTGAGCGTGAGTGTGGGactgtgtgtgagtgtgtgtgctcacctgagtgtgagtgtgtgtccTCACCTGACCATGAGCCTGAGCCTGCTCTCAGTGCCCCTGCTGGaatccagccccagtgcccccagtgctgtgtcccagtgcccccagtgcccccagtaaCCCCAGTCCTGTGTCCCAGTGCAAGCGCGTGTacggcggccccgccgcgctgcagctgagcctggaCGGGAAGCGGCTGTACGTGACCAACTCCTTCTACAGCACCTGGGACCGGCAGTTCTACCCCAGCCTGATCAAGTGAGCCCCTCCCGGCTGCCCGGGGCTTCCCGGGCCAGGGTGGGAGCGGGGAAGGGGCCGCGACccccccggggctgccccggagCCGCTGCCGGCCGGGTCGGGATCGGGCAGAGCCCGGGCTGAGCTCAGCGCAAGGGGGTCCGGCCTGGCCGGGCAGAGCCTGAGCCGAGCCcgggggagctggggaggggaaacGGCGCCGAGCCCGTCCTGGATGGGTTTGTGCCcgtcctgagggagctggggaggggaaacGGCCCCGAGCCCCTCCTGAATGGAATCGTGCCcgtcctgagggagctggggacccaaaggtgtccctgtgcccatcctgtcCCCTCCATCGGGAATTGCGGACCCCCAGCCGCCCCCATCCCAGCCCGTGCCGCTGGCCCCGGGCGCGGGGGTCGCTGTCCGGGGCAGCTCCGGGCGGGCTCGGTGCGGGCCGGGGGTCGCTGTCGCCCTGAGCCGCCGCTGTCCCCGCGCAGGGAGGGCTCGGTGATGCTGCAGCTCGACGTGGACACGGACAAGGGCGGCCTGAGCGTCAACAAGAACTTCCTGGTGGATTTCGGCAAGGAGCCCAACGGGCCGTGCCTGGCGCACCAGATCCGCTTCCCCGGCGGCGATGCCAAGTCCGTGACCCTGCCCTGAGcggcgccggcagcgccgcgctCGGCAAACGGCGCCGGGGCGGGATCGGGGTCCCGGGGGGAAattggggctgtggggtgccccgggtgatggggctgggggggatcGGGGCTTTGGGGTGCCCCGGGTGATTCTGGGCTCTAGGGTGCCACGGGGGATTCCTGCTTTGGGGTCCCCTCGGGTGATTTCGGGGTTCGGGGTCCGCCGGGCCATTCCCggccgtccctgtccctgtccccgtccccgtccctgtccctgctttccctgccaTCAATAAAGTTGTTTCCTGCATCAGCCGCCGCTTGCCGAGGCTCATTCCCGGAAAATCCCGGGACAAACAAATCCCGGGGGGGCCGCGGGCGGAGCCGGGACCGCGGGAAGGGTCTGGGGGAAATTCCCGGCGCTGCCTCTTTTCCCGGGGTTTGCTTCCAGATGGGCATTTTATCCCCATTTGTCAGCtattttccccctatttttctcgattttatatttctattttccccctattttcttcctattttttcctctattttatcTTTATTCTTCTCTATTTCCCCTCGATTTTATCCATATTTTACCACTATTTTATCCctacttaatttttatttttttcctattctatCCCCCTATTATCCCTAGCTTATCTTTAGGCAacaaaagaggagggaaaaatgtcagaaaatgacggttttttttaatccaaattgCCAAAAGTGCCCAAAACCctaagaaaaagggaaattcagctgctggaaggagAATTTTATTGTAAGTTTTGATTTTTGATCAGAAATCTCAGAGATGATTTTTAGGAGAGGCTGCTCCGCGAGCAGATGAAGCCCCAggcaccccaaattccctgggaaaagtaatggagagaggaaaggtgtgtggaaaaaatgggataaatcCTGAATTTCCTGGGATCAAAAGCAGATGGTGGAGGTGCAGTACCCAcattcccaaatattcccaaatattCTGTCGCCCAGAGAAATCAGGATATCCATGATCAGCCCTTCTCAAGGGAATTCCAGAGGAAAATCAGGGAATGGGAGCAGAGAATTCCGGCGGCCACAGCCATGTGGAGTGCTCCACATTCCCCATCCCAACATTCCGGATATTCCCAGATTTCCCGGCATCGCGGCTCACAGCAATGTCGGAGGTGCAGTCCCacattcccccattcccaatcaTTCCCGGatattcccagatttccctggCGTTCCAGCGGGCTCACAGCCAGATGTCGGAGGTGCAGTCCCacattcccccattcccaatcaTTCCCGGatattcccagatttccccGGCGTTCCAGCGGGCTCACAGCCAGATGTCGGAGGTGCAGTCCCCCCCCGGGTAGCGCATCTCGTGCGCCAGGCAGGGCCCGCCCGGCTCCTTCCCgaaatccagcaggaatttggggttgaCGGCCAGGCCCCCCCGCGCCGTGTCCAcgtccagctgcagcagcaccgagccctccctgcagccattGAACAAAAATAACGGGGGCTGCGACTAAAACCGAACTAATCATCAATTAATAacccaaaattcatcccaaaattccccatcaAAACCCCCCCTACATTTGGAATTACCAACCAATTAATACCAATTAATAACGCATTATGAATCAATTACAAACCAATTAAAAACCAATTAGTTTAAATGCCATTTAACAATCAACTAATAATCAATTAACCAATCAATAACCAATTAATAATCAGCAACCAATAAGAATCAACAACCAGTTATAAACTAATTAATGATCAATTAATAACCAATTAATAACTGATCAATAATCAGTAACTAATAATAACCAACAACTAACTGTTAACCAATTTTAACCAATTATTACCCAATAAATACCCAGCCAATACCCAATCAGTACCCAATCGATACCCGGCCAATACCCAGCCCATAGGCCGTTATTGATCATTATGTCTCACTTGAGCAGGCCAGGGTAGAACTGCCGGTCCCAGGCGATACCCAATCAATACCCAATCAGTACCCAATCGATACCCGGCCAATACCCAGCCCATAGGCCGTTATTGATCATTATGTCTCACTTGAGCAGGCCGGGGTAGAACTGCCGGTCCCAGGCGCTGAACAGCGACGTGGTCACGTAGAGCCGGCGCCCgtccaggctgagctgcagcatctGCGGCCCCCCCGGGATCCGCTTCCCCTGAATTGGGAAAAACCATCCAGGGGCTCCGAAATCCCGGAGTTGGCAACGGCCAGGCCCcagatttggggagaaaatggaattttaggggaaaaaccATCCAGGGGCTCTGAAATCCCAGACTCAGGAATGGCCAGCTCTGGGGagaaattttttcccctaatttctTAATTCCACgatttttttctgagggaaaattgggatttctgggatgaaACTCATCCCTGAGGAAGCAAAATCCAGGTCGGAACAACCTCAGGAGGGGTTATGGATGTCGGGAATTTCCAAAAATCCAGGAAGAATcggggaaaaaaatttgggattctTCACCTGGATCACGCACGGCTCCGGCTGATCCTGCAATTCCCGATCCTCCACTACGGTCACAGCTCCTCCTTTGGAGATGCTGCCTCCcagaaaaacctggaaaaccgttaaaatccatggaaaatctgAATGAATCCCTTCAAAACCAAgggaatttggtttttttggaatttcctcctcacctgccccaccagtttggggtttttgggatcgGAGATGTCGTACTGACGCACGTCCCCGTGCAGCCAGTTGCTGAAGTACAGGAATCTGTCGTCCAGGGAAATCAGGATATCCGTGATCAGCCCTTCCCAAAGAATTCCAGAGGAAAATCAGGGAATGGGAGCAAAGagaatccccaaaatccccaaattcccacgTGGAAACGCCAAAAAATGGGGTTGGGAAGGAGTTGGATTATTCCAGAATCCCTGAGGAAATCCAGACTCAAATTCCAaggattttcctggaaaatcccacccccagcacagagcaaatcCCACTCCGGGGTTCCTTTGCTCATCCCAAAAAtcttcctcaaaaaaaaccctccaatatttggaattttttgccATTTAAGGATAGAATCGCGCCAAAATCCGCTCTTGATCCAtgagaaaattcccaaatttctcccactGACCTGGCATCTCCGGGAGGAGCCATCCCTGGACTTTCTTGCTGGGCACCTCAATCACCTTCTCCgcttcccattttccttcctgagAATGGAAAACATCGAATTAATTCCCAAAATTCATGGAATATCCACGCCACCCCACAATCCCATAGTGATAAAACCTGAGAGTTCCCTAAAACTcctggaattccatggaaaaacccaggaattccatggaaaagccCTTCAAACCCTCTGGAATTTcatgaaaaaccccacaattcccAGCGGATTTTCTCCAAAAACCCAGGAATTCCACGGAAAAAGGCCCGATTCTCTGAcatctcccccaaatccccgaGCTCACGGGGTTCCTGTAGAATCTCCGGATGTCCCCgctgagggcacagcccacGAAGCCCTGGGCGGCGCTGGGATCGTGCAGGAATCGGATCTCCAGCGGGACGGAGCCCACGCCCAGGTCCAGCTCCTGCACCAGGCGCCGCTCCCGCCAGTCCCACACGTTGATGTGCCGCCCGTAGTGCCCTGGAAAGGGGAGATATTCCCTAAATTCCTGTTTTCTATGGAGTAGTCAGCGGTTCGGAGTGAAACTGGGGGTAAAAGTGGGattgaaaaaaattgggatttttccaggggTTTCAGAAGTGGGAAATTGAATTTCTGAGGAGTTTTTAAGgtcaaaatttggattttttgttaaGACTTTGCACacaaaaattgaattttttcagagtttttttgACTCTcgaaaattggattttttatGAGTTTCTGCTCTCAAAAATGgaatttcccagatttcctACTGACCTTTCTCCACATCCTTGGGATTGAATCCCTGGGCcaggaccctggggacaccccactCGGTGCTGAGCAGGACGTTGTGCCGGGGCTGGTACCAGAAGTCATAGCCCAGATTTGGGacttttcctccattttcccaatttcctttCACTTCAAAGGTTTCTCCATCCAGGAGGACGAAAgtgcctggaaaaaaattcccaaaaaaaggagTTCGGAGTGATTTACAGAGCTTGaaataaagcaatttaaaaaaaactacacttactattattattattattattattattattattattattattattattgctaataataataataatttctaaaattatttcacattattttattattggtaataaaaacaatttcctaggattttatattttcctaTAATAATtcctaaaattattttgctttaaataaagcaaattatttatgtatatctacttccatttttaaattaaatgaaacacAAAAGCAGTCTAGGAAATCAATGAAAAACCTGCAGGAATGTGCTAAAGATTCCAGGAAGATTCCACGTATTCAATGGATTTTGCAGGATTTTGCATGGAAATGAATCCCTGCGGATGTTTTTATGGAATCTGCAGGAATTCCGAACCTTTTCCGTTGCCATCAGGATCCCCCAGGCAGCTGATGAGGATTTCCCCGGAGCCCAGGCAGTGGGAAGTGTGCGGGAACGCGGCGTTGGCCTTGCGGGCCAGCTCCTCGGCTTCCACCACCTGGAacgggggaaaatggggaaaattccaggaaaaatggggaagatTCCTCAGCTTCCACCATCTGGAATGGGGAATattctgggaaaaatggggaaagttCTTGGTAATGAGATGGCGGGGGGGGGTAAATGGGGATTTGCGGTCAAAGGTTTGTGGGAATgtttgaagggaaaagggggaaaaaatgggaaaaagagaaaaaaatgggaagaaaggggaaaatcagggaataaataaatcagggaataaaggaagaaattgGCA
Coding sequences within it:
- the LOC135457742 gene encoding methanethiol oxidase-like; protein product: MDRCRAPCYEYPSCPDVLKAPREEVAYVTCTYRSTGIEQPDFLATVDLNPRSCHYGQVIHRLPMPNLKDELHCAGWGPACGCFDGGAAAKRTKLVLPCLISSRIYVVDVGSQCRAPRICKMIEPVDVFWKCNKGYLSVTHPLPNGDVLVANMGDAAGHGKGGFVVLDGETFELKGNWENECEAPPTGHDFWYQARHNVLVSSAGMVPRVAGRGFNPDDLKKGVFGRRLNVWNLSCRSLTQCFDLGEDSLPMTVRFLHNPEAAEGYVGCALSGAIFRFYKSCERDNWAVEEVIRIPAKDVSGWIMPKMPAFIVDLVISQDDRFLYVCNWLHGDIRQYELSRSCKPRLVGQVFVGGSILRGGPVTVCRDEELKCQPEPLVVKCKRVYGGPAALQLSLDGKRLYVTNSFYSTWDRQFYPSLIKEGSVMLQLDVDTDKGGLSVNKNFLVDFGKEPNGPCLAHQIRFPGGDAKSVTLP
- the LOC135457627 gene encoding methanethiol oxidase-like isoform X1, coding for MLRRRRRMKMVMKKKKELSLALLALSGKCGACGPGYASPLEAMKGPREQLLYLPCIYRNTGIGIPDFLATVDVDPKSPRYCQVIHRLPMPHVGDELHHSGWNACSSCHGDPGKSRRFLILPSLVSSRVYVVDVATDPRAPKLHKVVEAEELARKANAAFPHTSHCLGSGEILISCLGDPDGNGKGTFVLLDGETFEVKGNWENGGKVPNLGYDFWYQPRHNVLLSTEWGVPRVLAQGFNPKDVEKGHYGRHINVWDWRERRLVQELDLGVGSVPLEIRFLHDPSAAQGFVGCALSGDIRRFYRNPEGKWEAEKVIEVPSKKVQGWLLPEMPGLITDILISLDDRFLYFSNWLHGDVRQYDISDPKNPKLVGQVFLGGSISKGGAVTVVEDRELQDQPEPCVIQGKRIPGGPQMLQLSLDGRRLYVTTSLFSAWDRQFYPGLLKEGSVLLQLDVDTARGGLAVNPKFLLDFGKEPGGPCLAHEMRYPGGDCTSDIWL
- the LOC135457627 gene encoding methanethiol oxidase-like isoform X2, with amino-acid sequence MAGKCGACGPGYASPLEAMKGPREQLLYLPCIYRNTGIGIPDFLATVDVDPKSPRYCQVIHRLPMPHVGDELHHSGWNACSSCHGDPGKSRRFLILPSLVSSRVYVVDVATDPRAPKLHKVVEAEELARKANAAFPHTSHCLGSGEILISCLGDPDGNGKGTFVLLDGETFEVKGNWENGGKVPNLGYDFWYQPRHNVLLSTEWGVPRVLAQGFNPKDVEKGHYGRHINVWDWRERRLVQELDLGVGSVPLEIRFLHDPSAAQGFVGCALSGDIRRFYRNPEGKWEAEKVIEVPSKKVQGWLLPEMPGLITDILISLDDRFLYFSNWLHGDVRQYDISDPKNPKLVGQVFLGGSISKGGAVTVVEDRELQDQPEPCVIQGKRIPGGPQMLQLSLDGRRLYVTTSLFSAWDRQFYPGLLKEGSVLLQLDVDTARGGLAVNPKFLLDFGKEPGGPCLAHEMRYPGGDCTSDIWL